A single Armatimonadota bacterium DNA region contains:
- a CDS encoding DUF3142 domain-containing protein, translated as MARSVDVTASARSACKNSAVKLRTAAALFGAVVLAGVIGSIVRPRPHPAPLQRSYWYWHSPFALTAEECRDLRSLGVGSLFVRAGTFSQNGREAVPVFPQSFGQGCGAFPVHLVFNGDAGFVRHFGDFETSALSASMCAVIRDSVQRAERAGVRVVGVQLDIDSPTRLLPRYSQIVRNVRAGLDRRLQFSVTGLTSWLGTEGALRLSREVDFMVPQAYEGKTGTTLSTVRPVSDKATLVTAMKKAESLACPYWIGIPAYGRAYLFDDKDRLVGTYKGLEAQDAFRHPSFRFVAGFGCDSGGRRVSGRKEWSGERILLFKAVRPAPDGRGVGYSLAFTVPAPDQPAESERLVQAQRGERCVGTILFRMPRQGSSFSLPLATVLSKVQGRSPRPGLDVDVTARQDAYDVVDGVRKQVPIDLWIEVKNTGDSPSAVDPDAVRLTIGLDRPGIEGVRLRDFDSVRYQRGSGEGGVECRPGEADRLIFTKRFIGFHERCVIGPLRLASNVLPHVTIAWSVMEPSGFDRVAAHRGPIAVALGQAGP; from the coding sequence ATGGCGAGATCCGTCGACGTGACGGCTTCGGCCCGGTCGGCGTGCAAGAATAGTGCGGTGAAACTCCGGACGGCCGCGGCACTCTTCGGTGCGGTCGTCCTCGCCGGAGTGATCGGTTCCATCGTTCGGCCCCGCCCGCATCCGGCGCCGCTCCAGCGCTCCTATTGGTACTGGCATTCGCCGTTCGCCCTGACGGCCGAAGAGTGCCGCGACCTCAGGTCCCTCGGGGTCGGCTCCCTCTTCGTCCGGGCGGGGACCTTCAGTCAGAACGGGCGAGAAGCCGTGCCCGTTTTCCCACAGAGCTTCGGTCAAGGTTGCGGCGCGTTCCCCGTCCACTTGGTCTTCAACGGCGACGCCGGCTTCGTCCGTCATTTCGGCGACTTCGAGACGTCCGCCCTGAGTGCTTCGATGTGCGCCGTCATCAGGGACTCCGTCCAAAGGGCGGAACGGGCGGGCGTCCGCGTCGTCGGTGTGCAATTGGACATCGATAGTCCGACCCGGCTCCTCCCACGCTACTCCCAAATCGTCCGGAACGTGCGGGCCGGCCTCGATCGACGACTTCAGTTCTCCGTAACAGGACTGACAAGCTGGCTCGGGACCGAAGGCGCCCTGAGACTTTCTCGTGAAGTGGACTTTATGGTGCCGCAGGCCTATGAGGGAAAGACCGGCACGACCCTCTCGACTGTCAGGCCCGTGTCCGACAAGGCGACCTTGGTCACGGCGATGAAGAAGGCCGAGTCCCTGGCCTGTCCTTACTGGATCGGGATCCCAGCTTACGGCCGAGCCTATCTCTTCGACGATAAGGACAGATTGGTCGGCACCTACAAGGGCCTTGAAGCGCAGGACGCTTTTCGACACCCGTCGTTCCGTTTCGTCGCGGGTTTCGGCTGTGACTCAGGAGGCCGGCGCGTCTCCGGACGGAAAGAATGGAGCGGCGAACGGATCCTCTTGTTCAAAGCGGTCCGACCCGCGCCCGACGGACGAGGAGTCGGCTATTCTCTGGCGTTCACGGTTCCGGCTCCCGATCAACCCGCTGAATCTGAGCGGCTCGTCCAAGCGCAGAGAGGCGAACGTTGCGTCGGGACCATCCTCTTCAGGATGCCACGACAAGGATCGTCCTTTTCGCTGCCTTTGGCTACGGTCCTGTCCAAAGTTCAGGGGCGTTCGCCCCGACCAGGCTTGGACGTCGACGTCACGGCTCGGCAGGACGCCTACGACGTGGTCGACGGCGTTCGGAAGCAGGTCCCCATCGACCTGTGGATCGAAGTCAAGAACACCGGCGACTCTCCGTCGGCCGTGGACCCCGATGCCGTCCGTTTGACGATCGGACTCGACAGACCCGGCATTGAAGGCGTCCGTCTCCGGGATTTCGACTCTGTCCGCTATCAAAGGGGCTCTGGCGAGGGGGGTGTGGAGTGCCGCCCTGGCGAAGCGGACCGCCTCATTTTCACCAAAAGGTTCATCGGTTTTCATGAAAGGTGCGTCATCGGGCCGCTACGTCTGGCTTCAAACGTCCTTCCCCACGTCACAATAGCGTGGAGCGTCATGGAGCCGTCCGGTTTTGACCGAGTCGCCGCGCATCGGGGCCCGATCGCCGTCGCCCTGGGGCAGGCCGGACCGTGA
- a CDS encoding DUF1854 domain-containing protein → MTIVAPKPSPEDRLNLFYEPEGRLRLTAGNASYLQVKPVWASPLSFPGKFLALVDGKDQEIVMLTEGLQTLEAESRAIVEQELHKRYLNARVVSIDAVKTEFGITYWSVQTDRGPRELVTQSLQENANWMSTNVLMLNDVDGNKYEIQVDTLDERSRRFVDMTV, encoded by the coding sequence ATGACCATCGTCGCACCCAAGCCAAGCCCTGAAGACCGTCTCAATCTTTTCTATGAACCGGAGGGCCGACTACGGCTGACCGCCGGCAACGCCAGCTATCTTCAGGTGAAGCCGGTCTGGGCGTCTCCTCTCTCGTTCCCTGGGAAGTTCTTGGCCCTCGTCGACGGCAAGGACCAAGAGATCGTGATGCTGACCGAGGGTCTGCAGACTCTCGAGGCCGAGTCACGCGCGATCGTCGAGCAGGAACTTCACAAGCGTTACCTCAACGCTCGCGTCGTTTCGATCGACGCCGTCAAGACCGAGTTCGGGATCACGTACTGGTCGGTCCAGACAGACCGCGGGCCGCGCGAGCTCGTGACACAAAGCCTTCAAGAAAACGCGAACTGGATGTCGACGAACGTCCTCATGCTGAACGACGTGGACGGAAACAAGTACGAGATCCAGGTCGACACTTTGGACGAGCGGAGCCGAAGGTTCGTCGATATGACCGTCTGA
- a CDS encoding GNAT family N-acetyltransferase, protein MTAPLTSRDGWSVREARIPEDSEAVCAVSNLYDSDPLSVAEFERLHATWPEEDPRLRLVAVDGDGTVMAASHCRRRASMVPGLFSLSVNVLPTWCRKGIGSELLRRSEAFALSNGATKVTAFVPDEYPSGRPFTESHGYRETRRLFESVLSVASVDDSETERTVARAIADGLTFQTLADLGDTEAERRRLHAVTVECDLDEPATAEYGGLEWGDYCRSVFEAEWYRPEGVFVAKRGDEWAGVHVIGPMTGSPVADMTTDFTGVRRPFRGKGLATVLKRLGVRYALHTGGTRILTHNDSTNVPMLAVNQKLGFVARSGLLFMTKEFEV, encoded by the coding sequence TTGACCGCACCCCTGACTTCAAGGGACGGTTGGTCGGTCCGGGAGGCCCGTATCCCTGAGGATTCCGAAGCTGTCTGCGCGGTTTCGAACCTCTACGATTCGGATCCGCTTTCGGTCGCAGAGTTCGAGCGGCTCCACGCGACCTGGCCCGAAGAGGATCCTCGTTTGCGGCTGGTCGCGGTCGACGGCGACGGTACGGTCATGGCCGCTTCGCACTGTCGCCGTCGAGCTTCCATGGTCCCTGGACTCTTCTCGCTGTCGGTCAACGTCCTGCCCACCTGGTGCCGGAAGGGCATCGGGTCCGAACTCTTGCGCCGGTCCGAAGCGTTCGCGCTTTCGAATGGCGCGACAAAGGTCACCGCGTTCGTGCCCGACGAGTATCCGTCGGGTCGTCCGTTCACCGAGTCCCATGGATACCGTGAGACGCGACGGCTGTTCGAGTCCGTCTTGTCCGTAGCGTCCGTGGACGATTCGGAGACCGAGAGGACGGTCGCCCGGGCCATAGCCGACGGCCTGACGTTCCAAACCCTTGCCGACTTGGGAGACACCGAGGCCGAGCGGCGCCGACTACACGCCGTCACCGTCGAATGCGACCTTGACGAGCCGGCCACGGCCGAATACGGTGGTCTGGAATGGGGCGACTATTGTCGGTCCGTCTTCGAAGCGGAGTGGTACAGGCCGGAAGGCGTGTTCGTCGCCAAACGGGGCGACGAGTGGGCCGGCGTCCATGTCATCGGGCCAATGACGGGCAGTCCGGTCGCCGACATGACGACGGATTTCACGGGCGTCAGAAGGCCTTTTCGCGGCAAAGGGCTCGCGACCGTCCTTAAGCGCCTTGGGGTCCGCTATGCCTTGCATACCGGTGGGACCAGGATCCTGACCCATAACGACTCGACCAACGTCCCGATGCTGGCCGTCAACCAGAAACTGGGCTTTGTGGCCCGTAGCGGCCTACTGTTCATGACCAAGGAGTTCGAAGTATGA
- a CDS encoding ATP-binding cassette domain-containing protein, with protein sequence MLAKEPSSEASLASVPLIELKADLTEDALYGTRRLVVTADDVAVLDAGGARLMRVPMSDIKTARHEPLTSGGRLLIRLKSGEEVTAVTYSLGAAHLFSEAARGIEQLAEGQELSIDLSVEATHCPKCGRLLPEKDGVCPSCINRGRTLLRVAAYLLPYKKQAAWLCLFALTSTGLNLVPPYIQRKVIDGLTSSDLNSGMLLSWVGTWLAVAFCCAGLQILTGRTNAFLAASMAADLRSKVYHAVEMLNVKYFDKRPVGAIASRVTNDTERLWFFLVDGLPFFWANALLVVGVLCILLATSWQLTLAILSPIPLFVFLGMRLWKPLGNMFHRVSQKMARLHMHLNESLSGIRVVKAFVKEEDEFERFVRRNHEWRDAAMRAEQTWQSQFGMMTFCVTLGTMILWGYGGWLVLTKALTLGQFVMMNSYLGLVYGPMQWFAQVNNWFSRAMAGAERVFEVLDLTPETGPGKGKKLAVRGEVRFENVRFGYDKSNPVIKGVSFTAKEGEMIGLVGHSGAGKSTTINLIARFYEPDTGSISIDGTDYRELDLHDYRSQIGIVLQEPFLFAGTIAENIAYGKPGASMDQIMEAARAANAHDFILSKPDGYDTMVGERGARISGGERQRISIARAILHDPRILILDEATSSVDVETEQLIQQAIQRLVSGRTTFAIAHRLSTLRNADRLIVLERGEVSEEGTHEELMAKNGTFAKLVEKQSQINQVVGVTG encoded by the coding sequence ATGTTAGCGAAAGAACCCTCCTCTGAGGCGTCTTTGGCGTCGGTTCCGCTCATCGAGCTCAAGGCCGACTTGACCGAAGACGCCCTGTACGGTACACGTCGGCTGGTCGTCACCGCCGACGACGTCGCCGTGCTCGATGCCGGCGGTGCCCGCTTGATGCGGGTGCCGATGTCCGACATCAAGACGGCGCGTCACGAACCCTTGACCAGCGGCGGACGGCTCCTGATCCGGCTCAAATCCGGAGAAGAAGTCACAGCCGTGACCTACTCGTTGGGCGCAGCCCATCTGTTCAGCGAAGCCGCGCGCGGCATCGAGCAACTCGCCGAGGGCCAGGAACTCTCGATCGATCTGAGCGTCGAGGCGACCCATTGTCCGAAGTGCGGGCGCTTGCTCCCCGAAAAGGACGGCGTCTGCCCCTCGTGCATCAACCGCGGCCGGACGCTTCTCCGCGTCGCCGCTTATCTCCTTCCGTATAAGAAGCAGGCCGCTTGGCTCTGCCTCTTCGCGCTGACCAGCACGGGCCTCAACCTTGTGCCTCCGTACATCCAACGTAAGGTCATCGACGGCCTGACCTCGTCGGACCTGAACAGCGGAATGCTGCTCAGTTGGGTCGGCACATGGTTGGCCGTGGCCTTCTGCTGCGCCGGGCTCCAGATCCTGACCGGACGGACGAACGCGTTCTTGGCCGCAAGCATGGCCGCCGACCTCAGGAGCAAGGTCTACCACGCGGTCGAGATGCTGAACGTCAAGTACTTCGACAAGCGGCCTGTCGGTGCGATCGCCAGCCGTGTCACGAACGACACGGAAAGGCTGTGGTTCTTCCTCGTCGACGGCCTTCCCTTCTTCTGGGCAAACGCCTTGTTGGTCGTGGGTGTGCTTTGCATCCTGCTGGCGACGAGTTGGCAGTTGACCCTCGCGATCCTTTCTCCGATCCCGCTGTTCGTGTTCCTCGGCATGCGGCTGTGGAAACCGCTCGGCAACATGTTCCACAGGGTCAGTCAGAAAATGGCCCGGTTACACATGCACTTGAACGAGTCGCTGAGCGGCATCAGGGTGGTCAAGGCGTTCGTCAAGGAAGAGGACGAGTTCGAGCGGTTCGTCAGGCGCAACCACGAATGGCGCGACGCCGCGATGCGGGCCGAGCAGACGTGGCAGTCGCAGTTCGGCATGATGACCTTCTGCGTGACCCTCGGGACGATGATCCTCTGGGGCTACGGTGGCTGGCTCGTCTTGACGAAGGCGCTGACTCTGGGCCAGTTCGTGATGATGAACTCTTACCTCGGTCTCGTCTATGGGCCGATGCAATGGTTCGCCCAGGTCAACAATTGGTTCAGCAGGGCCATGGCCGGCGCCGAGCGCGTGTTCGAAGTCCTCGACCTGACCCCGGAGACCGGGCCCGGCAAGGGCAAGAAGCTCGCGGTCCGCGGCGAAGTCCGGTTTGAGAACGTGCGGTTCGGTTACGACAAATCGAACCCCGTCATCAAGGGCGTATCGTTCACCGCTAAAGAGGGTGAAATGATCGGCCTGGTCGGACATTCCGGGGCGGGCAAGTCGACCACGATCAACCTGATCGCCCGGTTCTACGAACCGGACACGGGTTCGATCTCGATCGACGGCACGGACTATCGGGAGCTCGACCTCCACGACTACCGGAGCCAGATCGGCATCGTCCTCCAAGAACCGTTCCTCTTCGCAGGGACGATCGCGGAGAACATTGCCTACGGCAAGCCGGGAGCGTCCATGGACCAGATCATGGAAGCGGCCCGCGCCGCGAACGCCCACGACTTCATCTTGTCGAAGCCCGACGGTTACGACACGATGGTCGGCGAGCGCGGCGCGAGGATCTCCGGCGGAGAAAGGCAACGCATCAGCATCGCCCGGGCGATCCTTCACGACCCGAGGATCCTCATCTTGGACGAAGCCACGTCCAGCGTCGACGTCGAAACCGAGCAATTGATCCAGCAAGCGATCCAGCGGCTCGTGTCCGGGCGGACGACGTTCGCGATCGCCCACCGTCTCTCGACCTTGCGCAACGCCGACCGGCTGATCGTTCTCGAGAGGGGCGAAGTCAGCGAGGAAGGCACGCACGAGGAACTGATGGCCAAGAACGGGACCTTCGCGAAGCTCGTGGAGAAACAGAGCCAGATCAACCAAGTGGTAGGGGTGACGGGTTGA
- a CDS encoding polysaccharide biosynthesis protein, with protein sequence MQGWKRLSKARWAALLGIVVADLFLVNIALAVSVGISHDVRFLDAVVGYALRVALPVNVVTVLLFWWRRLHRINARFLGIVDLLNISGVGLALGVTLAVTMSFSAPTDSLTRQWTAPLLFALFSATLLAMCRVYQRMVAFRAVALNRPMRRSSRRILVVGAGDLGEALLGEIAKSEFGDAHVVGFIDDDPRLHGTTIHGVPVLGGVESVHKHSEKLGVTEILIAMPKASEDEMRRVFNACILTEARVSALPPLSRFVDGSHGLLNHMREISADELLKRSCEVDGMKQSARYLNGERVLITGGGGSIGSELARQVSLFSPASMILVGKGENSIFEIDQEMRHANLFQPNPVICDIRDRQGLGKVFREHKPTVVFHAAAHKHVPLMEAVPIEAVRNNVFGTLNVAEEALRAGVERFILVSTDKAVNPSNVMGATKRVAEMIVSAMSKRSDTSFSAVRFGNVLGSRGSLIPTLKKQILSGGPITLTHPEMTRFFMTIPESVQLIVQAGAMGNKGEVFILDMGDPVSIVDLAKGMIRLHGLVPGQDIEIKYTGIRPGEKIHEELSMDIEDLLPSGHKRIRMVRSQQTIEWEWLKAKLDELQRLCDAGDESEVRAFLMELAWGKTMPPMTGSAVVWEGDVAEQAAQESSN encoded by the coding sequence ATGCAGGGATGGAAACGGCTATCGAAGGCGAGGTGGGCGGCACTTCTTGGTATCGTCGTCGCCGATTTGTTCTTGGTCAACATCGCTCTTGCGGTGTCGGTCGGTATCTCGCACGACGTCCGGTTCCTTGATGCCGTCGTAGGTTACGCCCTACGGGTCGCCCTGCCGGTCAACGTCGTGACCGTTCTGCTGTTCTGGTGGAGAAGGCTTCATCGGATCAATGCCCGGTTCCTCGGGATCGTCGACCTCCTGAACATCTCGGGCGTCGGACTGGCTCTCGGAGTGACCTTGGCCGTGACGATGAGCTTTTCGGCCCCGACCGATTCGCTCACGCGCCAGTGGACGGCCCCCCTTCTTTTCGCCTTGTTCTCCGCGACCCTTCTCGCGATGTGCCGCGTCTACCAGCGGATGGTCGCGTTCCGGGCCGTGGCCCTGAACAGACCGATGCGCCGATCGTCGAGAAGGATCCTTGTCGTCGGTGCCGGCGACCTAGGAGAGGCCCTGCTCGGTGAGATCGCGAAGTCGGAGTTCGGCGACGCCCACGTCGTCGGGTTCATCGATGACGACCCTCGGCTCCACGGGACGACGATCCACGGCGTCCCTGTCCTTGGCGGTGTCGAGTCTGTCCACAAGCACTCCGAAAAACTTGGCGTCACCGAGATCCTGATCGCGATGCCCAAGGCTTCCGAGGACGAGATGCGACGGGTGTTCAACGCGTGCATCCTGACCGAAGCCCGGGTCAGCGCGCTTCCCCCGCTCTCGCGGTTCGTCGACGGTAGCCACGGCCTCTTGAACCACATGCGAGAGATCAGCGCCGACGAGCTGCTGAAACGGTCGTGCGAAGTCGACGGCATGAAGCAGAGCGCGCGTTACCTGAACGGCGAGCGCGTGCTGATCACGGGCGGAGGCGGATCCATCGGCTCGGAGTTGGCCCGTCAAGTCTCCCTTTTCTCGCCGGCCAGTATGATCCTGGTCGGTAAGGGTGAGAACAGCATCTTCGAAATCGACCAGGAGATGCGGCACGCGAACCTCTTCCAGCCGAACCCCGTCATCTGCGACATCCGTGACCGGCAAGGTCTGGGCAAGGTCTTCCGTGAACACAAACCGACGGTCGTGTTCCACGCCGCCGCGCACAAGCACGTCCCCTTGATGGAAGCGGTTCCCATCGAAGCCGTCCGGAACAACGTCTTCGGGACGCTCAACGTGGCCGAAGAAGCGCTGCGTGCCGGGGTCGAGCGGTTCATCCTGGTCTCGACCGACAAAGCCGTCAACCCGTCGAACGTGATGGGAGCGACCAAACGGGTCGCAGAGATGATCGTCTCGGCGATGTCGAAACGGAGCGACACGAGCTTCTCGGCGGTCCGGTTCGGCAACGTCCTGGGTAGCCGCGGCTCGCTCATCCCCACGCTGAAGAAGCAGATCCTTTCGGGCGGGCCGATCACCTTGACCCACCCCGAGATGACCCGGTTCTTCATGACCATCCCGGAATCGGTCCAACTGATCGTACAAGCGGGCGCAATGGGCAACAAAGGCGAGGTCTTCATCCTGGACATGGGCGACCCGGTGTCGATCGTCGATCTGGCGAAAGGCATGATTCGGCTTCATGGACTGGTGCCAGGGCAGGACATCGAGATCAAGTACACCGGGATCCGCCCGGGCGAGAAGATCCATGAAGAGCTGTCGATGGACATCGAGGACCTCTTGCCGAGCGGTCACAAACGCATCCGAATGGTCCGCAGCCAGCAGACCATCGAGTGGGAATGGTTGAAGGCCAAGCTCGACGAACTACAGCGGCTTTGTGACGCGGGCGACGAGTCCGAAGTCCGGGCGTTCCTCATGGAACTCGCCTGGGGCAAGACGATGCCTCCGATGACCGGAAGCGCCGTCGTCTGGGAAGGCGACGTCGCCGAACAGGCCGCCCAAGAGTCGTCCAACTGA
- a CDS encoding SLBB domain-containing protein: MPRLLLVLFAALMATNLFAQGPSLLKAGDLLTVTTANRPQYSGDFLVGSDGSFTVQVLGRFEAAGRTLKDVEAGVRKRVREFVRDAEVTVILKQELPSFVYLVAPRVQDGAVIWIPGMTVRQLIGKYNDLQPLDSYAAKLYSQGQRAVDIDLVALMRQGDQSQDKELKPGDVLALLPAADKPVWVVGSVRTPGQVRLRSSEGVKEAIAAAGGASVSTSPAEMTVLLRRGLETFRSTLSEVSQREVWEVKDGDTIVVQAPLEVAVSVGGFVKKPGEVSVREGSPLMAAIVQAGGVEDQGTLERTLLFRSGEVRVFDARSLADGGTDPGAKVQSGDFVYVPENKRDYSVLGFVVKPGRKLIPDGRAVRLADALAAADGLAPRGTYRHAVVLRADGKGVYVAKRYDFDTYVKGGDVGQNPEILPGDIVFFDQVSGTNLGDLLRFLPNLLLFDRLF; the protein is encoded by the coding sequence GTGCCCAGGCTTCTACTGGTCTTGTTCGCGGCCTTGATGGCAACGAACCTGTTCGCGCAAGGGCCTTCGCTTCTCAAAGCCGGCGACCTCTTGACGGTCACGACAGCGAACCGGCCGCAATACTCCGGTGACTTTCTCGTGGGTTCGGACGGATCGTTCACGGTCCAGGTCCTCGGTCGGTTCGAAGCTGCGGGCCGTACGTTGAAGGACGTTGAAGCGGGCGTCCGGAAGCGGGTGCGCGAGTTCGTGCGCGACGCCGAAGTCACCGTCATCCTCAAGCAGGAGCTTCCGTCGTTCGTCTACCTGGTCGCTCCGCGCGTCCAAGACGGAGCCGTCATCTGGATCCCGGGAATGACGGTGCGCCAGTTGATCGGAAAGTACAACGATCTGCAGCCGTTGGACTCGTATGCGGCGAAGCTCTATTCGCAGGGGCAGCGGGCGGTCGACATCGATCTGGTCGCGCTGATGCGACAAGGCGACCAGAGCCAGGACAAGGAACTGAAGCCGGGAGACGTGCTCGCATTGCTCCCCGCAGCGGACAAGCCGGTTTGGGTCGTCGGTTCGGTCAGGACGCCTGGCCAGGTGCGCCTCCGTAGTTCGGAAGGGGTCAAAGAAGCGATCGCTGCAGCCGGCGGTGCTTCGGTCTCGACCTCCCCGGCGGAGATGACGGTCCTCCTTCGTCGAGGCCTGGAGACGTTCCGGTCGACCTTGTCCGAAGTTTCGCAGCGCGAAGTCTGGGAGGTCAAAGACGGTGACACTATCGTCGTGCAGGCTCCGCTTGAAGTCGCGGTCTCGGTCGGCGGGTTCGTGAAGAAGCCGGGAGAGGTGTCCGTCCGGGAAGGTTCTCCCCTCATGGCGGCGATCGTCCAAGCGGGAGGCGTCGAAGACCAAGGGACCCTAGAGCGGACGTTGCTGTTCCGGTCCGGAGAAGTCCGGGTGTTCGACGCGAGGTCCTTGGCCGATGGCGGGACCGATCCCGGGGCCAAAGTCCAAAGCGGCGACTTTGTTTACGTTCCTGAAAACAAGCGGGACTACTCGGTCTTAGGGTTCGTGGTCAAACCGGGCCGCAAGCTCATTCCGGACGGTCGGGCCGTCCGATTGGCCGACGCCCTCGCAGCGGCCGACGGGCTGGCACCGAGGGGAACGTACCGGCACGCGGTGGTCCTCAGAGCGGACGGAAAGGGAGTGTATGTCGCAAAACGGTATGATTTCGATACGTACGTGAAAGGCGGAGACGTCGGCCAGAATCCTGAGATCTTGCCGGGAGACATCGTGTTCTTCGATCAAGTTTCAGGGACAAACCTTGGTGATCTGCTGAGGTTCTTGCCAAATCTCCTCCTGTTCGACCGTCTATTTTAA
- a CDS encoding sugar transferase: MIRAADFLVSLFGLILLSPILLVFMLLVWLQDRKSPFYMAPRAAKGGGTFKMVKLRSMVQNADKSGVDSTANNDMRITKVGKVIRKFKLDELTQLWNVLMGEMSLVGPRPQVQRDVDLYTDVERQMLTVLPGITDFASIVFSDEGSILEGKSDPDLAYNQLIRPWKSRLALFYIEHRSLRLNLKLVGLTAVAIVNKPKALVGVQRELRRLKADVKLVEVAGRSNELTPFPPPGSDKIVDSRATPSAVVEVPVAGALTPDAATPAS, encoded by the coding sequence ATGATCCGTGCCGCCGATTTTCTCGTTTCGCTCTTCGGACTGATCCTGTTGAGCCCGATCCTCCTCGTTTTCATGCTCCTCGTTTGGCTCCAGGACCGCAAGTCGCCGTTCTATATGGCCCCCCGTGCGGCCAAAGGCGGAGGCACCTTCAAAATGGTGAAGCTCCGGAGCATGGTCCAGAACGCGGACAAGTCGGGAGTCGATTCGACGGCGAACAACGACATGAGGATCACCAAGGTCGGCAAGGTCATCCGCAAGTTCAAACTCGACGAACTGACCCAACTTTGGAACGTCCTGATGGGTGAAATGAGCCTGGTCGGCCCTCGGCCGCAAGTCCAGCGGGACGTCGACCTTTACACGGACGTCGAGCGCCAGATGCTGACCGTCCTGCCGGGCATCACCGATTTCGCGAGCATCGTTTTCTCGGACGAGGGATCGATCCTCGAAGGCAAGTCCGACCCTGATCTGGCCTACAACCAATTGATCCGGCCCTGGAAGAGCAGGCTTGCGCTGTTCTACATCGAGCACCGGTCGTTGAGGCTGAATTTGAAGCTGGTCGGCTTGACGGCCGTCGCGATCGTGAACAAGCCGAAGGCACTGGTCGGCGTCCAGCGGGAGTTGCGGCGGTTGAAGGCCGACGTCAAGCTCGTCGAAGTCGCGGGACGGAGCAACGAACTGACGCCGTTCCCGCCCCCTGGATCGGACAAGATCGTCGATTCGCGAGCGACGCCGTCGGCGGTCGTCGAAGTCCCTGTGGCCGGGGCGCTGACTCCGGACGCCGCGACTCCGGCGTCCTGA
- a CDS encoding transketolase produces the protein MRDAFIARLTEVARRDPKVMLITGDLGFGVLTKFADEFPKQFLNAGVAEQNMTLLATGLAMGGRTVFTYSIANFPILRPLEMIRNDACYHGANVKVVGIGGGFSYGSLGISHHATEDLAILRSLPDITVVAPCDLYETQEATSALVSTPGTAYLRLDKSVAKPLADTVEPFVLGRARRWREGTDLTFVTCGGIMQCVLAACENLATDGIQCRILSMHTVKPIDREAILAAARETGGIVTVEEHTLDGGLGSAVAEVCMDAGVIPERFHRIGLRSGFSSIVGSQEYLRKVYGLDAAAIVGEARRILATGRNAVVSVDATG, from the coding sequence ATGAGGGACGCTTTCATCGCCCGGTTGACCGAAGTCGCACGTCGCGACCCAAAGGTCATGCTCATCACCGGCGACCTCGGATTCGGCGTCCTCACCAAATTCGCCGACGAGTTTCCGAAGCAGTTCCTGAACGCGGGTGTCGCCGAGCAGAACATGACCCTCCTCGCGACAGGTCTGGCGATGGGCGGTCGAACGGTCTTCACATATTCCATCGCGAACTTTCCCATTCTAAGGCCGCTCGAGATGATCCGGAACGACGCCTGTTACCACGGAGCGAACGTCAAAGTCGTCGGCATCGGTGGCGGGTTCAGTTACGGCTCGCTCGGGATCAGCCACCACGCGACCGAGGACCTTGCCATTTTACGCTCGCTGCCCGATATCACCGTCGTTGCGCCTTGCGACCTCTACGAGACCCAAGAAGCGACTTCGGCCCTGGTTTCCACACCGGGTACGGCTTACCTTCGCTTGGACAAGTCGGTCGCGAAACCTCTGGCCGATACGGTGGAGCCGTTCGTCCTCGGCCGCGCACGGCGTTGGCGCGAGGGCACCGACCTGACGTTCGTCACGTGCGGAGGGATCATGCAGTGCGTCTTGGCTGCGTGCGAGAACCTTGCGACAGACGGGATCCAGTGCCGGATTTTGAGCATGCATACGGTCAAGCCGATCGATCGCGAGGCGATCCTTGCCGCTGCCCGCGAAACGGGCGGAATCGTGACCGTCGAGGAGCACACGTTGGACGGGGGACTGGGCAGCGCTGTTGCGGAAGTCTGTATGGACGCCGGCGTCATCCCCGAGAGGTTCCACCGGATCGGTCTGCGTTCCGGCTTCAGCAGCATCGTCGGAAGCCAAGAGTACTTGCGGAAGGTCTACGGGCTCGATGCTGCCGCCATCGTCGGCGAGGCCCGAAGGATCCTCGCCACAGGCCGAAATGCCGTGGTCTCGGTCGATGCGACGGGTTAG